A window from Azoarcus sp. DD4 encodes these proteins:
- a CDS encoding PEP-CTERM sorting domain-containing protein, whose product MKKTWHLLSTAALAWTFAAPAAAVTVFEDDFNRSGGNTVGNGWIELERTPSDVTIDGSQYLALTDARAGSPDASATQVSIDATGYDNLTLSFSWAVFDNDSDAADYLYVDARVGGSSTWSNLGSFSLGGTELVFSEFSTLLAWTDTLLDLRFWTDVSGGSGGSNSEGALIDWVRLSGDRLISTANTPVAVLAIPEPGSLTLALLGVGMLGLGALRRTPALARR is encoded by the coding sequence ATGAAAAAAACCTGGCATTTGCTCAGCACCGCCGCCCTCGCCTGGACCTTCGCCGCTCCGGCAGCCGCGGTTACCGTGTTCGAGGACGACTTCAATCGAAGCGGCGGCAACACCGTCGGCAACGGCTGGATCGAACTCGAACGGACCCCCAGCGATGTGACCATCGATGGCAGCCAGTATCTTGCGCTGACCGATGCGCGCGCCGGCTCGCCCGACGCTTCTGCCACCCAGGTGAGCATCGACGCCACCGGCTACGACAACCTGACGCTGTCCTTCTCGTGGGCAGTGTTCGATAACGACTCCGATGCCGCCGACTACCTCTATGTCGACGCCCGCGTCGGCGGCAGCAGCACCTGGTCCAACCTAGGCAGCTTCAGCCTGGGCGGCACCGAACTCGTGTTCTCCGAGTTCAGCACCCTGCTCGCCTGGACCGATACCCTGCTCGACCTGCGCTTCTGGACCGACGTCAGCGGCGGATCGGGCGGCTCCAACAGCGAAGGCGCCCTGATCGACTGGGTACGGCTGAGCGGAGATCGACTCATCTCTACCGCCAACACCCCGGTCGCGGTACTCGCCATCCCGGAACCGGGCTCGCTTACGCTCGCACTGCTGGGCGTCGGCATGCTCGGGCTGGGCGCCTTGCGGCGCACGCCGGCCCTGGCGCGGCGCTAA
- a CDS encoding FKBP-type peptidyl-prolyl cis-trans isomerase gives MTQTTTASGLIIEDLEVGSGDVAAKGQMVSVHYTGWLTDGRKFDSSKDRNDPFNFPLGAGHVIRGWDEGVQGMQVGGKRKLTIPPELGYGARGAGGVIPPNATLVFEVELLKVL, from the coding sequence ATGACCCAGACCACTACCGCCAGCGGCCTCATCATCGAAGACCTCGAAGTCGGCAGCGGCGATGTCGCGGCGAAGGGCCAGATGGTTTCGGTGCACTACACCGGCTGGCTGACCGATGGCCGCAAGTTCGATTCCAGCAAGGATCGCAACGATCCGTTCAATTTCCCGCTCGGTGCCGGCCACGTGATTCGCGGCTGGGACGAAGGCGTCCAGGGCATGCAGGTCGGCGGCAAGCGCAAGCTGACGATTCCGCCGGAACTCGGCTACGGCGCCCGCGGCGCCGGTGGCGTGATTCCGCCGAACGCCACGCTGGTGTTCGAGGTAGAACTGCTGAAGGTGCTGTAA
- the msrA gene encoding peptide-methionine (S)-S-oxide reductase MsrA — protein MTNTTVAPTLETALLGGGCFWCLEAVFREVEGVERVVSGYSGGHLDAPTYRQVCAGGTGHVEVVQVHFDPARVSYRDLLEIFFVIHDPTTMDRQGNDVGPQYRSVIYVNGDEQLHTALALIEELGEARAYPRAIVTKVERAGTFWPAEVEHQEYYAHNSDQPYCQYVVAPKVAKFRDKFGARRKGAGH, from the coding sequence ATGACGAACACGACTGTAGCCCCGACGCTGGAGACTGCGCTCCTTGGCGGGGGGTGTTTCTGGTGCCTTGAAGCGGTGTTCCGCGAGGTCGAGGGTGTCGAGCGCGTGGTGTCCGGTTACAGCGGCGGCCACCTGGATGCGCCGACCTACCGTCAGGTGTGCGCGGGCGGTACCGGCCATGTCGAAGTGGTGCAGGTCCACTTCGATCCGGCGCGGGTGAGCTATCGCGACCTGCTGGAGATCTTCTTCGTGATCCACGACCCGACCACGATGGACAGGCAGGGTAACGACGTCGGACCGCAGTACCGTTCGGTAATCTACGTCAATGGCGACGAACAGTTGCACACCGCGCTGGCGCTGATCGAGGAACTCGGCGAGGCGCGGGCCTATCCACGCGCGATCGTCACCAAGGTCGAGCGCGCCGGTACCTTCTGGCCGGCGGAGGTCGAGCACCAGGAGTACTACGCGCACAACAGCGACCAGCCCTACTGCCAGTACGTGGTGGCACCCAAGGTGGCGAAATTTCGCGACAAGTTCGGCGCGCGGCGCAAGGGTGCGGGGCACTGA